From the Acidovorax sp. NCPPB 3576 genome, the window CAGCAGCCCGCCGGCGCCCATGAAAAATCCGCCCGTGGCCTTGTTCAGCCGCACCACGCCGCGCTGCGAGCGGATCACCCGGCGGATCTGCCGCCCACCCGTGGCGTACACCGCGGTGGAGACGAACTCGGCCAGCAGATACACCGACCCCAGCACCAGGAACTGGTGCGCCGCGGGCTGGGCCGGGTCGATGAACTGGGGAAACACCGCCGCGAACAGGATGATCGCCTTCGGGTTGGTGATGCCCAGCAGGAACTCCTGCAGGATCAGCGAGCGGATCGGCACCGGCGCGGCCGAGGGCGTAGCCTCGCTGCCCTCCACCAGCTCCAGCCCGCCGAACTCCCGGCTGCGCCACGCCTTCCAGCCCAGCCAGAACAGGTAGCACGCCCCCACCCATTTCACGACCGTGAAGGCGGCCTCCGAGGCCAGCAGCATGGCGCCCAGGCCCACGGCGGACACGGCCAGAAAGATGGCGAACGCCGCCGCACGCCCGATGGTGGCCACCATCGCCGTGCCCACGCCGGCCCGGATGCCGTTGTTCAGGCCGCAAAAATTGTTGGGGCCGGGCGTGAGCGCGATCGCCACGGCCACGGGTGCGAAAAGAAGGGCGTCCATACCAGGCTCGTGAATGGCAACGGAAGGGAAGGAAACAGACAGGAAAAATTGCGCAGAAGGATCGCAGTGTAGGCCGGGAAGGCCCCGCCCGCGACCCCGCGCGACGAAGGGCCGTGCGCGGCGTTGCCGGGCCCCCTCAGGGCAGATCGATGACCGCATTCCACGGCACGCCCGCGAGCGCATCGTAGTGCGCCACCAGCACGATGCCCGGCCCGCCCCGCACCGCCCGCTGCGCCAGCACCTGCTGCAGGTACTGCACCGAAGGGCGGTCCAGGCCGGCCACCGGCTCGTCCACCAGCACCAGCGGCGCCCCGCAAGCGAAAGCGGCCGCCAGCAGCGCCTTGCGCCGCGTGCCGGTGGACAGCTGCTCCATGGCCTTGGGCAAATGGCTCTCCAACCCGAACCCCGCCACGTGCGCCTGCAGAGCCGACGCATCCCACGCCGCATGGCGGCGGGCCAGCGCCGCGAACCACGCCGCCGGGCTGATGCCGTCGAGTGCACTCGCCCGTGGGTCGGCCCAGAACACCGCGCCGGCATCGTTGGCCGCCAGATCCCCGCACGGCCGACCGTTCAGCAGCACCTGCCCACCCTGGGGCTGCAGCTCGCCCGCCAGCAGGCGCAGCAGCGTCGTCTTGCCCGTGCCTTCTTCGCCCCGCACCAGCGCCGCGCCCGACGCGGCGCAGGCCGTGAAGCCGTCGAACACCGCGGCACCTTGCGCATGGGCAAAGCGCAGATCGCTGCATTGCAAGGTGGCACAGGGCGTCGTCGGAGAGGACATGGAGGAATCCAGGCAATCGAGGGGTTTCGGGACATGCGCAGATGCACGGCGCCGCACATTCTGTGGCAAAGCAAGGCCCCACCTGCCTGAAAATGTGCCCTGCCGCGTCGCGACCCGCGACCCCTCCAACCCACGGGACCCCCATGACCCTGCGCTACCTTGAATTCGACTACAGCGAGGACGACGAAGGCACCGGCACCTGGGATGCCATGGCCAGCGTGACCGAAGAGCACCTGCCGGCCCTGCATGCGGAGATCGCGCAGGTGCTGGGCTGGGCCCACGCCACCTTCCCCCACCAGAACGGAGCCATCGAGGACGGCGCCGCCTGGGACTGCGACCTGCAGGCCGTGCGAGAGGTCTCCACCGTGCAGTCCCTGGTTTTCGACGAGGCCACCCGGCGCCTCGTGTCCACCGCCGGCACGCCCGCGGCACCGCGGCACACGGTGACGCTGTCCATCAGCGGCAACGCGGCGTTCTGCGAGGAATTCCGGCCGCGCTTCGGCGGCGAGTGACACCCGCCGTCACCTCCATCGGGCAGGCCGCTATCATCCGGCCGCCTGCGAAGACGGGCACTAAAAAGGGAGGAAACTCGTCGGCGTGGCAAGCAAAAGGCCCACGACGATTCGCCATGTCTCAACATCACGACTCGAATTTCAATGGCATGGAAACAATGGCTCCACAACGAGCCCGCAGAACCCGTGGTCGATGGGCGGATTCAATATGGACCGGGGAAGGGAATGATCAAACAGGTCTTCGAAGGCCTCGATGCTTCGCAAAAGAGGGTCCGCAAAATCGCGACCATCGATCCGATCAGGAAGAAGATCGTCTTGATCCAACCCGGAGAGAAAGTGCTGTACCAGTCCGGACTCCGGGAAAAAGGAGTGGCGGGTTATGTGTATGTATTTGCCCATGCCACATCAAAAAGCATCCAGGGAATGATCCATGGCATCGAAGTGGCTGACACCATCCGGCGCAGCGGCCTTTGGCATGGGGAACCGGTTTTGATCGACGCCTGCAATGCGGGAGCCACGTCCGATGGCATCGCAAGTGAATTGGCCCAGGTCTTGCGAACGCATGTCACGGCGCCCACCACAACCACCTGGAATTACCCGCTGGGTGGTTCTGCGGTGGGGCAAGGGGCCTTCGAGAAACTCCCGGGCATATTGGCAGCGCTCCCCATGCCCGACCTGTTGCGTCCAGGCCGGTGGCGAACCTGGGGACCCGACGGACAACCCATTGCGACGACCCCGACCTCTCCGCGCGACACCGGCGATCTGCTGAAAGGCGCGTTGATGCAGGAAATCGGGAAGCGCCGATGATTCGCCGGTGGAAAAAATGGGGGGCAGGCACCCGAATCACTCTGGTCCTTTCCTTGCTGGTCGGCGCCTGGATCGCGTGGTGGTGGATCGACAGCGCCGTCACCTGCGACCAGCAGGACGAATACTCTTACCACGGCTTTTGCCTGATGGAGTTGCAACGCCGCGCCGAAAGCGGCGACAACCCGGCGCAGTGGGCTTATGGCAATTACCTGGCAGGCATTGCGCCTTTCGACCAAGCCTACGAGTGGCATCTGAAAGCCATGCACGGCGCGAGCATCGGCCTGGACCTGCGGCGCAGCATGGACGCCTACTGCGACAAGGTTCCCGGCTTCGAGGCGCACACGGTGGAGTCCATCATGCAGCGCGTGGTCCGCACCAGTCCCGATGCCCATTTGCGGCTGTTCCAGTTGTATCTTTCCCCGCCGCCCTGCAGCGCGTTCAGCCTGGATAAGGCCAGCGCGCAGATCCCCTTGCTCACCCAGTGCGCCCACCTCACCCTGGCCGAGTACTTCCGGGCCGTGGAGCGGGAGCGCTACACCCTCTCGCCGGCAACGCGGGCGGCCATTCAGGGCAACCTGGATCGCTGCGAAAGAGAACTCGCACACCCGCCCACCGATGCGCCCACGGTTCGCGAGTTCATGCCATTGCAGCAAAAGGACATCGAGGATTTGCGCCACAGCCTCGAAAAAACAGGGCCGTGACGCAGACATGATTCGCCAGCGGAAAAAATGGGGCGCGGGCACCCGAAGCGCTCTGGTCCTGGCCCTGCTGCTCGGCACCTGGATTGCCTGGTGGTGGATCGACAGCGCCGTCACCTGCGACCAGCAGGACGAATACTCGTATCACGGCTTTTGCCTGATGGAATTGCAGCGCCGCGCCGAAAGCGGCGACAACCCGGCGCAGTGGGCCTACGGTAATTACCTGTCAGGCATTCGACCCTTCGAGCAGGCCCATGAATGGCATTTGAAAGCGATGCATGGCGCGCGAACGGGCCTCGACCTCAGGGACAGCATGGACGCCTACTGCGACAAGGTTCCCGGCTTCGAGGCGCGCACGGTGGAGTCCGTCATGCAGCGCGTGGTCCGCACCAGTCCCGATGCCCATTTGCGGCTGTTCCAGTTGTATCTTTCCCCGCCGCCGTGCAGCGCGTTCAGCCTGGATAAGGCCAGCGCGCAGATCCCCTTACTCACCCAATGCGCCCACCTCACCCTGGCCGAGTACTTCCGGGCCGTGGAGCGGGAGCGCTACACCCTCTCGCCGGCAACGCGGACGGCCATCCGGGGCCACCTGGATCGCTGCGAAAACGAACTCGCCCACCCCCCACCAGACGCACCCACGGTGCGTGAGTTCATGCCATTGCAGCCAAGGGACATCGAGGCCCTGCGGCGCAGTCTCGAAAAAACAGCACCGTGACCCGGACCTGGGGCTGGAGGCCCGGTCACCCCGTGACGGCCAGCACCACGGCCGACTCGTCCACCGCCATCGATACGCGGCCCCGCGCCCGAAGGCCGCTCGATGGCGGGGCAAAGCCCACCATGTGCACCCCGGCGTTCAGCGTGGCCGAGACCTCGTCGCCCGCCGGCCCGCGCGACACGCGCGATGCGCGGGCCGGCCAGGCGTTGCTTGCAAGCGCTTGCGGCCATCCGGCGTGCACCCGCACGGCCGCGGCCTTGCACAGCGCAAGCACCGGCAGGCCGGCTCGCAGCGCCAGCAGCTCGGCACTCTCGCGCGTGATGCGCGCGCACAGCGCGAGGTCGGGCGCTGACTCGCCCTGCAGGTGCACGCGCACCAAGGGCCCCAGGGGCTCCAGCGACTGCACGGTACAGGGCCACTGGTTGCGCAGGCTGGTGCGCAGCGCCAGCCGGGCCAGTGCCGGCGCACCGGCCGGGCCGGGAGCCAGCCGCGCGAGCACCTCGCGGCGCGCCTCCTCCAGCGCATCGGCCGCATTCAGCAGTTCGAGCCCCGCCGGGGTCAGTTGCGCGCCGCCACCGCCCGTGCCGCCCACGGCGCGCGCCACCAGGGGCACGCCCGCCAGGTTGGTGAGCGCATCCACCGCCTGCCAGGCCGCCTTGTAGCTCACGCCCACGGCCCGCGCGGCCTGCGAGATCGAGCCGCCCACGCCGATCTGGCGCAGGATGTCGATGCGCCGGTCCGCCATGCCCTGGCCCAGCGCATCGGAGAGGGAAAGCCGCTTTGTCATGCGCGCATCATGCCGCGCCGGCGACGGTGCCAACGCAGGGCCACCGATGCGCTGCCGAAGGGCCCGTCGCTATACTCGACCGCTATTCACCAAAGGAATAGCGCCATGCGATCTGCCACCCCGATCTTCCGACTGCTGGCCGCGGCCGGCATGGCCCTGGCAGGCTTGGCCACCGCCCACGCGGGAGAGGTGCCCGTGGCCGTGGCGGCCAATTTCACGGCGCCGATGCAGAAGATCGCCGCGGCGTTCGAGCAGGCCACCGGCCACAAGGCGGTGCTGTCGTTCGGGGCCACCGGCAAGTTCTATGCGCAGATCAAGAACGGCGCGCCGTTCCAGGTGCTGCTGTCCGCCGACGACGCCACCCCCGCGCGGCTGGAGCAGGAAGGCCAGGGCGTGCAGGGGTCGCGCTTCACCTATGCCGTGGGGCGGCTGGTGCTGTGGAGCCCGCGCGCGGGCTACGTGGATGACCAGGGCCAGGTGCTCAAGACGGGCGATTTCACCTACCTGGCCGTCGCCAACCCCAAGCTCGCGCCCTATGGCCTGGCGGCCGTGCAGGCGCTGGACAAGCTGGGCCTGGGCGAGCGCCTGCAGCCGCGCTTCGTGACGGGCGAGAACATCGCGCAGACCTACCAGTTCGTGGCCACGGGCAATGCGCAACTGGGCTTCGTGGCGCTGTCGCAGGTCATGGAGGGCGGCAAGATCGCCAAGGGCTCGGCATGGCAGGTGCCGGAGACGCTGCACGACCCGATCCGCCAGGATGCCGTCCTGCTGGCCGCCGGCAAGGACCAGCCCGCCGCCATCGCCCTGATGAAATTTCTGCGCAGCGACGCGGCGCGCGAGGTGATCCGGGCCTACGGCTACGGGCTCTGACCGACGGCCCCTGCAAAAAAAACCGATCACGCCCACAGCCCGATGCCTTTCACCGCGCAGGACCTGGCCGCCATCGGCCTCACGCTGCGGCTGGCCGCGCTCACCACGCTCACGCTCTTGGTGCTGTGCACGCCGCTGGCCTGGTGGCTGGCGCACACGCCGTCGCGCTGGCGCGGACCGGTCTCGGCGGTGGTGGCGCTGCCGCTGGTGCTGCCGCCCACGGTGATCGGTTTCTACCTGCTGCTCACCCTGGGGCCCAACGGCCCGGTGGGCCGCGCGATGCAGTCGATGGGGCTGGCCACCCTGCCCTTCACCTTTGCCGGCCTGCTGGTGGGATCGGTCGTGTATTCGCTGCCGTTCGCGGTGCAGCCGCTGCAGCGGGCGTTCGAGGCGGTGGGCGAGCGGCCGATGGAGGCCGCCGCCACGCTGGGCGCCGGCCCGTGGGACCGCTTTTTCACCGTGGCCGTGCCGCTGGCGCGGTCGGGCTTTCTCACGGCGGGGGTGTTGAGCTTTGCGCACACGGTGGGAGAGTTCGGCGTGGTGCTCATGCTGGGCGGCAACATTCCCGGCGTGACGCGCGTGGTGTCGGTGCAGATCTACGACCACGTGGAGGCCATGGAATACCTGCAGGCCCACTGGCTGGCGGGAAGCATGGTGGTGTTCTCGTTCGTGGTGCTGCTGGTGCTGC encodes:
- a CDS encoding LysE family translocator, translated to MDALLFAPVAVAIALTPGPNNFCGLNNGIRAGVGTAMVATIGRAAAFAIFLAVSAVGLGAMLLASEAAFTVVKWVGACYLFWLGWKAWRSREFGGLELVEGSEATPSAAPVPIRSLILQEFLLGITNPKAIILFAAVFPQFIDPAQPAAHQFLVLGSVYLLAEFVSTAVYATGGRQIRRVIRSQRGVVRLNKATGGFFMGAGGLLLAANR
- a CDS encoding ABC transporter ATP-binding protein encodes the protein MSSPTTPCATLQCSDLRFAHAQGAAVFDGFTACAASGAALVRGEEGTGKTTLLRLLAGELQPQGGQVLLNGRPCGDLAANDAGAVFWADPRASALDGISPAAWFAALARRHAAWDASALQAHVAGFGLESHLPKAMEQLSTGTRRKALLAAAFACGAPLVLVDEPVAGLDRPSVQYLQQVLAQRAVRGGPGIVLVAHYDALAGVPWNAVIDLP
- a CDS encoding TOBE domain-containing protein, with product MTKRLSLSDALGQGMADRRIDILRQIGVGGSISQAARAVGVSYKAAWQAVDALTNLAGVPLVARAVGGTGGGGAQLTPAGLELLNAADALEEARREVLARLAPGPAGAPALARLALRTSLRNQWPCTVQSLEPLGPLVRVHLQGESAPDLALCARITRESAELLALRAGLPVLALCKAAAVRVHAGWPQALASNAWPARASRVSRGPAGDEVSATLNAGVHMVGFAPPSSGLRARGRVSMAVDESAVVLAVTG
- the modA gene encoding molybdate ABC transporter substrate-binding protein — its product is MRSATPIFRLLAAAGMALAGLATAHAGEVPVAVAANFTAPMQKIAAAFEQATGHKAVLSFGATGKFYAQIKNGAPFQVLLSADDATPARLEQEGQGVQGSRFTYAVGRLVLWSPRAGYVDDQGQVLKTGDFTYLAVANPKLAPYGLAAVQALDKLGLGERLQPRFVTGENIAQTYQFVATGNAQLGFVALSQVMEGGKIAKGSAWQVPETLHDPIRQDAVLLAAGKDQPAAIALMKFLRSDAAREVIRAYGYGL
- the modB gene encoding molybdate ABC transporter permease subunit; amino-acid sequence: MPFTAQDLAAIGLTLRLAALTTLTLLVLCTPLAWWLAHTPSRWRGPVSAVVALPLVLPPTVIGFYLLLTLGPNGPVGRAMQSMGLATLPFTFAGLLVGSVVYSLPFAVQPLQRAFEAVGERPMEAAATLGAGPWDRFFTVAVPLARSGFLTAGVLSFAHTVGEFGVVLMLGGNIPGVTRVVSVQIYDHVEAMEYLQAHWLAGSMVVFSFVVLLVLHWLQPPRPGRGTA